A stretch of the Sorangium aterium genome encodes the following:
- a CDS encoding CotH kinase family protein, with amino-acid sequence MGRKHTTTLVRARSMLSVMALALALGASACGSDPPQTPGETPDASSGGGPPGDGGGPSGGGGPSGDGGGPDTPDPDPSDAMFDPDHVIEVGITLAPEDWETLRRQSRDVSEVIGEGCMEGPKRSPYTQFPATVTVDGTTLEMSSVRKKGFLGSASLSKPSLKVSFDEYVDGREYAGLEGMTLNNARQDPSLIKTCLAFKVFRDAGLPASRCNFAHVTVNGQDLGIYAHVEPVGKRLLERHFTDASGDLYEGQVSDFRDGWTATYQKKTNEDDPDLSELDAVSAALLASDAELDATLGAVLDIETFRRYWATESLIGAWDGYAGNTNNHFVYFDPASGKMSFLPWGPDMSFDADDPLGPPGRPQSVSAKGAIANRLYQTPELRAAYAEAMMDLLETAWNEDALLLEIDRMEELLAPYVRADAAAVRGATDAIRSFVSGRRATITAEIAPTPPAWTFPQPATACLTTVGTVKGTFSTTWGSLTEPDPFAAGTGTFDAAFPADDPQSARTVGSAAGYEGSEPGVESITSGRAQVTVVGSFPDGTVRALVFFVDPEVFAAGKEGPYDWQSVMAFALDYTQSEPVLTGLFGDGKIHFDEASTESGAPVTGSFEATVLGRGLF; translated from the coding sequence ATGGGACGGAAACACACAACCACGCTCGTTCGTGCACGCAGCATGCTCTCGGTGATGGCGTTGGCGCTGGCCCTCGGCGCGTCCGCGTGCGGCTCCGACCCGCCGCAGACGCCCGGCGAAACCCCCGACGCCTCCTCCGGCGGTGGCCCCCCCGGCGACGGCGGCGGCCCCTCCGGCGGCGGCGGCCCGTCCGGCGACGGCGGCGGCCCCGACACACCCGATCCCGATCCGAGCGACGCCATGTTCGATCCCGACCACGTCATCGAGGTGGGAATCACCCTGGCGCCCGAGGACTGGGAGACGCTCCGCCGCCAGTCCCGCGACGTCTCGGAGGTGATCGGCGAGGGCTGCATGGAGGGCCCCAAGAGGAGCCCTTACACCCAGTTCCCCGCGACCGTCACCGTCGACGGCACCACGCTCGAGATGTCGTCCGTCCGCAAGAAGGGCTTCCTCGGTTCCGCCAGCCTGTCGAAGCCGTCGCTCAAGGTGAGCTTCGACGAATACGTGGACGGGCGCGAGTACGCCGGCCTCGAAGGGATGACCCTCAACAACGCCCGTCAGGATCCCTCGCTGATCAAGACGTGCCTCGCGTTCAAGGTCTTCCGCGACGCCGGCCTGCCCGCCTCGCGCTGCAACTTCGCCCACGTGACCGTCAACGGGCAGGACCTCGGCATCTACGCGCACGTGGAGCCGGTCGGGAAGCGCCTCCTCGAGCGCCATTTCACGGACGCGAGCGGCGACCTCTACGAGGGCCAGGTCAGCGACTTCCGCGACGGATGGACCGCCACGTACCAAAAGAAGACCAACGAGGACGACCCCGACCTGAGCGAGCTCGACGCGGTCTCCGCCGCGCTCCTGGCCAGCGACGCCGAGCTCGACGCGACGCTCGGCGCGGTCCTGGATATCGAGACCTTCCGGCGGTACTGGGCCACCGAGTCGCTGATCGGCGCGTGGGACGGCTACGCGGGCAACACGAACAACCACTTCGTGTATTTCGACCCGGCGTCCGGGAAGATGTCCTTCTTGCCGTGGGGCCCCGACATGTCATTCGACGCGGACGACCCGCTCGGCCCGCCAGGGCGGCCGCAGTCGGTCTCGGCAAAGGGCGCCATCGCGAACCGGCTCTACCAGACCCCGGAGCTCCGCGCTGCCTATGCCGAGGCGATGATGGACCTCCTCGAGACGGCCTGGAATGAGGACGCGCTGCTCCTCGAGATCGACCGGATGGAGGAGCTCCTCGCGCCGTACGTGCGCGCGGACGCGGCGGCCGTGAGGGGGGCGACCGACGCGATACGGAGCTTCGTGAGCGGGCGCCGCGCCACGATCACCGCCGAGATCGCGCCGACGCCCCCCGCGTGGACGTTCCCGCAGCCCGCCACCGCGTGCCTGACGACGGTCGGGACCGTGAAGGGCACGTTCTCGACGACGTGGGGGTCGCTCACCGAGCCGGATCCCTTCGCCGCGGGGACGGGGACGTTCGACGCCGCGTTCCCTGCGGATGACCCGCAATCGGCCCGGACCGTCGGCTCCGCGGCGGGCTATGAAGGCTCCGAGCCAGGGGTCGAGTCCATCACGAGCGGCCGCGCCCAGGTGACGGTCGTCGGGAGCTTCCCCGACGGGACGGTGCGCGCCCTCGTGTTTTTCGTGGACCCGGAAGTCTTCGCCGCCGGAAAAGAGGGCCCGTACGACTGGCAATCGGTCATGGCGTTCGCGCTTGATTACACGCAGTCGGAGCCGGTGCTCACGGGCTTGTTCGGCGACGGCAAGATCCACTTCGACGAGGCCTCGACGGAGTCGGGAGCGCCGGTCACGGGCTCCTTCGAGGCGACCGTCCTCGGACGCGGTCTATTCTGA